One window of the Rufibacter radiotolerans genome contains the following:
- a CDS encoding thioredoxin family protein: MLKLSYRLLFVTVLALGASACARQTTTYSSSETSGINPNENREEKTKSGETILIGPTTRIAYEKEPYSSWFHPAYMRYQPNAKIMEELQPLLQGISFKALTGSWCMDSQRELPRLYKVMDQARIPYSRLEVISLREDKTTPTGEEKAYNITAVPTIILYRNGQEVGRIVETAYPTLEMNMLTILKGAPKK; this comes from the coding sequence ATGTTGAAGTTATCTTACCGATTGCTGTTTGTGACCGTGCTGGCATTGGGGGCCAGTGCCTGCGCGCGCCAAACCACCACCTATTCCAGCTCAGAAACCTCTGGCATTAACCCCAATGAGAACCGCGAGGAGAAAACCAAGAGCGGCGAGACTATCCTGATTGGCCCTACCACCCGCATTGCGTATGAGAAAGAGCCTTACAGCAGCTGGTTCCACCCGGCCTACATGCGCTACCAGCCCAACGCCAAGATCATGGAAGAGCTGCAACCCTTGCTCCAGGGTATTTCCTTTAAGGCCCTCACCGGCAGCTGGTGCATGGACAGCCAGCGGGAACTGCCCCGCCTGTACAAGGTCATGGACCAGGCCCGCATTCCGTATTCCCGCTTAGAGGTGATCAGCCTGCGTGAAGACAAAACCACTCCTACCGGCGAAGAGAAAGCCTACAACATCACCGCCGTTCCCACCATCATTCTGTACCGCAATGGCCAGGAAGTGGGCCGCATTGTAGAGACCGCCTACCCCACCCTTGAAATGAACATGCTCACCATTTTAAAAGGTGCTCCTAAAAAATAA
- a CDS encoding enolase C-terminal domain-like protein translates to MLSWTIEAHDLALRFTWKISRNATDLKTNLFVTVGDGQFQGRGEAAPNTRYGETPDLLQEQFANLQRNGLAAIESVEELQHLMAQHQAYPALRFAIESAYVHYLCRKKGQTVTEFLGVTPVTSAPTAFSYPIMDPGKIAAFTKEHGLHRFEYLKVKVNQESGLDMLGEVVRASPRQGLIIDANEAWQDPDSLLRFFEGLKKYQVLMIEQPMPSALQEEYLYLKKKSPYDLFADESVTDHADWELLQQQFHGVNMKLMKAGGYLNGLAILNKTRSLGLKTMIGCMMETSMAIWSALQLAHGVDLLDLDGMLVVKDEPFGLVKEEAGRLYPVEQP, encoded by the coding sequence ATGTTATCATGGACTATAGAGGCGCACGACCTAGCGCTGCGTTTCACCTGGAAAATCTCCCGCAACGCCACCGACCTGAAGACCAATCTTTTTGTGACCGTGGGCGACGGCCAGTTTCAGGGCCGGGGCGAGGCAGCCCCCAACACCCGCTACGGCGAAACCCCTGACCTTCTGCAGGAGCAGTTCGCCAACCTGCAACGCAACGGCTTGGCCGCCATTGAATCTGTGGAAGAACTGCAGCACCTCATGGCGCAACACCAAGCCTACCCGGCGCTTAGGTTCGCGATTGAGTCTGCGTACGTGCATTACCTCTGCCGCAAGAAGGGGCAAACGGTGACCGAGTTTCTGGGCGTGACGCCGGTGACCTCGGCGCCTACCGCTTTTTCTTACCCCATCATGGACCCGGGCAAGATTGCCGCCTTCACCAAAGAGCACGGCCTGCACCGCTTTGAGTACCTGAAGGTGAAGGTGAACCAGGAAAGCGGCCTTGATATGCTGGGCGAAGTAGTGCGGGCCTCGCCCCGGCAAGGCCTGATCATAGACGCCAACGAGGCCTGGCAAGACCCAGACTCCCTGCTACGGTTCTTTGAGGGGCTCAAAAAATACCAGGTGCTCATGATTGAGCAGCCTATGCCCTCGGCGCTGCAGGAAGAGTACCTTTACCTGAAGAAGAAAAGCCCCTATGACCTGTTTGCTGATGAATCTGTTACGGACCACGCCGACTGGGAGCTGCTACAACAGCAGTTTCATGGCGTGAACATGAAACTCATGAAAGCCGGCGGCTACCTGAACGGCCTGGCTATTCTCAACAAGACCCGCTCTTTGGGCCTGAAGACCATGATTGGCTGTATGATGGAAACCAGCATGGCCATCTGGTCTGCCCTGCAACTAGCCCACGGCGTAGATCTGCTTGATCTGGACGGGATGCTGGTTGTGAAGGACGAGCCTTTCGGGTTGGTGAAGGAGGAAGCGGGAAGGCTGTACCCCGTGGAACAGCCGTAA
- a CDS encoding dicarboxylate/amino acid:cation symporter produces MKKSTLALVAFVILTVAVVLTLAQNYGLFTLPPLALAIARWAGIIVLVMFAVQKKSLTTWILVSMVIGAEIGYTFPDAAQNLNVLSKIFLKMVKTIIAPLVFATLVVGIAGHSNLKQVGKMGVKALVYFELVTTVALFIGLAAINLSRAGDGIVLKGQTSNEITAPPAQTWQDIILHIFPENIAKSIAEGQVLQIVVFSVLFGIGLAMLNERKRRPLLEVTESLAETMFKFTNIIMYFAPIAVGAAIAYTVGHMGFGILVNLFKLLATLYVALIAFLLFVLLPVALAFRIPVKMFVKAIAEPVSIAFATTSSEAALPRAMEAMESIGVPRKIVAFVMPMGYSFNLDGSTLYLSLASIFVAQAAGIELAWEQQLLMVFTLMLTSKGIAGVPRASLVILLGTAASFNLPVEPIFIILGIDELMDMARTSVNVIGNCLATAVIARWEGEFVDLDAPRPLEAI; encoded by the coding sequence ATGAAAAAATCCACGCTCGCCTTAGTGGCCTTTGTGATTCTAACCGTGGCGGTAGTGCTTACCCTGGCGCAGAACTACGGCCTTTTCACGTTACCTCCTCTGGCCCTGGCCATTGCCCGCTGGGCCGGCATTATCGTGTTAGTCATGTTTGCCGTCCAGAAGAAATCCCTCACCACCTGGATTCTGGTCAGCATGGTCATCGGTGCCGAGATTGGTTACACCTTCCCAGACGCTGCCCAAAACCTGAACGTGCTCAGCAAGATCTTCCTCAAGATGGTGAAAACCATCATTGCGCCGCTGGTATTTGCCACGCTGGTGGTGGGTATTGCCGGCCACTCCAACCTCAAGCAGGTAGGTAAGATGGGCGTGAAAGCGCTGGTGTACTTTGAGTTGGTGACCACCGTAGCCCTTTTCATTGGCTTGGCGGCCATTAACCTGAGCCGTGCCGGCGATGGTATTGTGCTCAAAGGCCAGACCAGCAATGAGATCACCGCCCCGCCGGCCCAGACCTGGCAAGACATTATCCTGCATATTTTCCCAGAGAACATTGCCAAATCCATCGCCGAAGGTCAGGTACTGCAGATTGTGGTGTTCAGCGTGCTCTTCGGGATTGGCCTGGCCATGCTCAATGAGCGCAAGCGCCGCCCATTGCTAGAGGTAACGGAGAGCTTAGCCGAGACCATGTTCAAGTTCACCAACATCATCATGTACTTCGCGCCTATTGCGGTGGGCGCGGCCATTGCCTACACCGTGGGCCACATGGGCTTTGGTATTCTGGTAAACCTCTTTAAACTGCTGGCCACGCTCTATGTGGCGCTCATTGCGTTCCTGTTATTTGTGTTGCTGCCGGTGGCGCTAGCCTTCCGGATTCCGGTAAAAATGTTTGTAAAAGCCATTGCTGAGCCGGTTTCCATTGCCTTTGCCACCACCAGCTCTGAGGCCGCCCTGCCGCGCGCCATGGAAGCCATGGAGTCTATTGGCGTGCCGCGTAAGATAGTGGCCTTTGTCATGCCCATGGGTTACAGCTTCAACCTGGACGGCTCTACCCTCTACCTTTCCCTGGCCTCCATCTTTGTGGCTCAGGCCGCCGGTATTGAACTGGCCTGGGAGCAGCAGTTATTGATGGTGTTCACGCTTATGCTTACCAGCAAGGGAATTGCAGGCGTGCCGCGCGCCTCTCTGGTGATCTTGCTGGGCACTGCCGCCTCCTTCAACCTGCCCGTAGAGCCTATCTTTATCATTCTGGGTATTGACGAACTCATGGACATGGCCCGTACCTCGGTGAATGTGATCGGTAACTGTCTGGCCACCGCCGTGATTGCCCGTTGGGAAGGTGAGTTTGTAGACTTAGATGCTCCCCGCCCGCTGGAAGCCATCTAG
- a CDS encoding YceI family protein, which translates to MKKFLLSALVAAAVGVSAFQMATPGAVTTKQTVSSAKAENLQSYKVSMEESKITWIGRKVGGEHTGNIKLATGSMLFDRFNLRGGTFIMDMTTITCNDLQGGSNERLVKHLRSDDFFSVEKNPTASFAITNLAPKQNAKAGTANYTVTGTLTIKGISNEISFPALVIVKKGVATTKATLKFDRTKWDIKFRSGNFFENLGDKAIQDDVELQLELVAKEQVAAKKDKKADKKEKVARS; encoded by the coding sequence ATGAAAAAATTCTTACTATCTGCGCTGGTAGCTGCCGCTGTCGGTGTTTCGGCTTTTCAAATGGCTACCCCGGGTGCCGTCACTACAAAACAAACAGTCTCTTCTGCCAAGGCAGAAAACCTGCAGAGCTACAAAGTGAGCATGGAGGAAAGTAAAATCACCTGGATAGGCCGCAAGGTAGGGGGGGAGCATACCGGCAACATTAAACTAGCCACCGGTTCTATGCTGTTTGACAGATTCAATCTGCGCGGCGGTACCTTCATCATGGACATGACCACCATTACCTGTAATGACCTGCAGGGCGGTTCTAATGAAAGACTGGTGAAGCACCTGCGCTCAGATGATTTCTTCTCGGTAGAGAAGAACCCTACCGCCTCGTTTGCCATCACTAACCTGGCGCCTAAGCAAAATGCCAAGGCGGGCACGGCCAATTACACCGTAACCGGTACCTTAACTATTAAAGGCATTAGTAATGAGATTTCTTTCCCAGCGCTGGTAATCGTTAAAAAAGGTGTGGCTACCACTAAGGCCACCCTTAAGTTTGACCGCACCAAGTGGGATATCAAATTCCGGTCTGGTAACTTCTTTGAGAACCTCGGCGACAAAGCCATTCAGGATGACGTAGAATTGCAGCTGGAACTGGTAGCCAAAGAGCAAGTGGCGGCCAAAAAAGACAAGAAAGCAGACAAGAAAGAAAAAGTAGCCCGTTCATAA
- a CDS encoding GNAT family N-acetyltransferase: MEIRTYKQEDKALVIALLKLNTPEFFDPTEQNDLEEYLDNKVEDYFVVEENAEVIGAGGINYFPEEKTARISWDIIKPDLQGKGVGRKLTEYRINHLSRNKEIELIVVRTTQLVYKFYEKMGFKLNKVEKDFWAPNFDLYQMELKNKTNANIE; encoded by the coding sequence GTGGAAATAAGAACTTACAAACAGGAAGACAAGGCTTTGGTGATTGCCCTACTAAAGTTGAATACTCCTGAGTTTTTCGATCCAACGGAACAAAACGATTTAGAGGAATACCTGGATAATAAGGTTGAAGATTACTTTGTTGTTGAGGAAAACGCTGAGGTTATAGGAGCAGGTGGAATCAACTATTTCCCCGAAGAGAAAACCGCCCGTATCTCTTGGGATATAATCAAACCTGATTTACAAGGTAAAGGAGTTGGCAGAAAACTAACGGAATACAGGATCAACCACTTGAGTAGGAATAAAGAAATTGAGTTAATAGTTGTAAGAACCACGCAGCTGGTTTACAAATTCTATGAGAAAATGGGGTTTAAGCTAAACAAAGTGGAGAAAGACTTTTGGGCTCCTAATTTTGACCTATACCAGATGGAATTAAAGAATAAAACTAATGCCAATATTGAGTAA
- a CDS encoding MarR family winged helix-turn-helix transcriptional regulator: MNIEEEIKQSTFKDAYHKAYINILYTSNWLQQRQSALFKPFGVTLPQYNVLRILRGQFPKPATVNLLIERMLDKTSNASRIVDKLEAKKLVTREQCPTDRRTVDILITQQGMDLLKEMDSIEGGSQLGILTQDEADHLSLLLDKIRS; the protein is encoded by the coding sequence ATGAACATAGAAGAAGAAATTAAGCAGAGTACCTTCAAAGACGCGTACCACAAGGCTTACATTAATATACTCTATACCTCTAACTGGTTGCAGCAAAGGCAGTCTGCGTTGTTCAAGCCTTTTGGGGTTACCTTGCCGCAGTACAACGTGCTGCGCATTCTGCGGGGCCAGTTCCCCAAGCCTGCCACCGTGAACCTGCTCATTGAGCGTATGTTAGACAAGACCTCTAACGCGTCACGCATTGTAGACAAACTGGAGGCCAAGAAACTGGTTACCCGGGAGCAGTGCCCCACAGACCGCCGCACCGTAGATATTCTCATCACCCAACAAGGCATGGATCTGCTCAAGGAAATGGATTCCATTGAGGGCGGAAGCCAACTGGGCATCCTGACTCAGGACGAGGCCGACCACCTTAGCCTGTTACTGGATAAAATAAGAAGCTGA
- a CDS encoding DUF6799 domain-containing protein yields the protein MLLRFLFSAGLLFTFLLAPVLAQAQKATIQKRESGRTTTPSVTPMRQGVIIRNGVPVEVQGNKFTPIANARTFKNGTVLQTNGQLTLPGGEVVQLKEGDRIDMKGNLTRSPVVVERTTTVTGDTAGIGKQLMQAQQQHERQKLLQEKMRLLEEKNRLLEKTIKSKPDAARLQKLDADLAKAQQQIDAENKKGQ from the coding sequence ATGCTACTTCGTTTTCTTTTCTCTGCCGGACTGCTATTCACCTTTTTGCTAGCGCCAGTGCTGGCCCAGGCCCAGAAGGCTACTATCCAGAAACGGGAAAGTGGTCGCACCACCACCCCCAGCGTCACGCCCATGCGCCAGGGCGTAATCATCAGAAACGGAGTGCCGGTAGAAGTGCAGGGCAACAAGTTCACGCCTATTGCCAATGCCCGCACCTTTAAGAATGGCACCGTGCTCCAAACCAATGGGCAACTGACATTACCCGGAGGCGAAGTGGTTCAGTTAAAAGAAGGCGACCGTATAGATATGAAGGGCAATCTTACCCGCTCCCCCGTTGTGGTAGAGAGAACCACCACCGTAACCGGAGACACCGCCGGCATTGGCAAGCAACTAATGCAAGCCCAGCAGCAGCATGAACGCCAGAAACTATTGCAGGAGAAAATGCGCCTGCTGGAAGAGAAAAACAGGCTTCTGGAGAAAACCATCAAGAGCAAGCCAGATGCCGCCCGGCTTCAGAAACTGGACGCTGACCTGGCCAAGGCCCAGCAGCAAATAGACGCGGAGAACAAAAAGGGGCAGTAG
- a CDS encoding DedA family protein — MIRYGGLTLILAVVFVETGLLIGLVIPGGDSLLLATGLLAGANVLPVPLVVLLVSMIIAGVAGDLLGFSIGHRMGKGLYHKKDTWYFKRKHLERAQKFYHEKGKSAIVLGKFVPVVRTFNPLLSGVTGMHLGRFILLSLVGTTLWICSLVLASYYLGQQFPHLKDYLHYAIPIIIFLSILPGLFQYLKERKKTQKTT, encoded by the coding sequence ATGATACGGTATGGAGGGCTCACGCTCATTCTGGCGGTGGTGTTTGTGGAGACGGGCTTACTGATTGGATTGGTCATTCCCGGGGGTGACTCTCTGTTGCTGGCCACGGGCCTGCTGGCGGGGGCCAATGTGTTACCGGTTCCGCTGGTGGTCTTGCTGGTGAGCATGATCATAGCCGGGGTGGCCGGCGATCTGCTGGGCTTTTCCATTGGGCACCGCATGGGCAAAGGGCTCTACCACAAAAAAGACACCTGGTATTTTAAGCGCAAGCACCTGGAACGCGCCCAGAAGTTCTACCATGAGAAGGGTAAGTCTGCCATTGTGCTGGGCAAGTTTGTGCCGGTAGTGCGCACGTTTAACCCGCTGCTTTCTGGAGTGACGGGCATGCACTTGGGCCGCTTTATTTTGTTGAGCCTGGTAGGCACCACCCTCTGGATCTGCTCCCTGGTATTGGCCAGCTACTACCTGGGCCAACAGTTTCCGCACCTGAAAGACTACCTGCATTATGCCATCCCTATCATTATCTTCCTCTCCATTTTACCGGGCCTTTTCCAGTACCTTAAAGAGCGGAAGAAAACCCAGAAGACCACTTAA
- a CDS encoding GNAT family N-acetyltransferase codes for MEFREASIQDIPQIQIVRHSVKENVLSNPALVTNEDCKEFLTERGKGWVCDVDGEVVGFAIADLKDNNIWALFLKPEFEGKGIGRQLHQLMLDWYFANGKENVWLGTSPNTRAEKFYRKMEWSETGLHGTKEIKFEMTKQYWLAKNNKPTS; via the coding sequence ATGGAATTCAGAGAAGCTTCTATCCAAGACATACCCCAAATACAGATTGTCCGGCATTCAGTGAAAGAGAATGTCCTGTCAAACCCTGCGCTGGTGACCAACGAGGACTGTAAGGAATTCTTGACCGAAAGAGGAAAAGGGTGGGTGTGTGACGTAGATGGCGAGGTGGTAGGATTTGCCATTGCAGACCTAAAGGACAATAACATTTGGGCCTTATTCCTCAAACCCGAGTTTGAAGGAAAAGGTATTGGCCGTCAATTACACCAACTCATGCTGGACTGGTACTTTGCAAACGGGAAAGAAAACGTGTGGCTAGGAACCTCACCTAACACCCGGGCAGAAAAATTCTACCGGAAAATGGAATGGTCTGAGACCGGGCTTCACGGTACTAAGGAGATAAAGTTTGAGATGACTAAGCAATATTGGCTGGCAAAGAACAACAAGCCTACCTCCTAA